In Lathyrus oleraceus cultivar Zhongwan6 chromosome 2, CAAS_Psat_ZW6_1.0, whole genome shotgun sequence, the DNA window gcgatcctttctctcgcccttgttgcgatcctttctctcgccctcgttgcgatcgagacttttcctttctctcgccctcgttgcgatcgagactttccctttctcttgccctagttgcaatcaagacctttgtccctccgtagccgaactacggcaactctgattctcatgtccagatgagatacgtaggcacgagatgcgatgtcttgtcgagtttgactaacaactaacactaattcttttctctcgccctcgttgcgattgagacctcccctttctcttgccctagttgcaatcgagacccttgcttcctgtgcaagttaggtttggtgtggcttgcttcctgtgcatgtcatgtttaggataggcttgcttcctgtgcaagttagctagaaaccttaacttagggacgattttccatgacaacatctaggctcgagtcgtagtctccctagagttgtgtctccctctgttatctggttaggctagtcctttttccctgcgtaggggaactacattgccctgatcttcataccagatgaagtatgtaggcaggagattgagctgatctctccgggcgccctttttctttttcaaccctttgtgtcttaaccaccctcgcgtgtgttttggttcggatgctgatgtaagtccagtgattggcagtcgggctccacgtttgcctctttgtgtttgttttggttcggatgctgatgtaagtccagcgattggcattcaggctccacgtttgcctttgcctgtgtttgtttgtgtgcgtgtcagccgagctacgaatgctctgattcttctctcgtccgagaagatacgtatgcataggatgcgatatcctagcgagcatgtgtcgtctccccagtccgaactacttcgactctgatgtctatgcctgatagactaagtaggcccaggatgcgatatcctaccgagtcagtttcagtcagtctcttttgtctctttcagccagtgtgtgtgtgtttgagcagtgtttagcaaccaattttccttccttttgtgcgtggatcccgtagagtactacgaatgcgtaggggtgctaataccttcccttcgcataaccgactcccgaacccatcctctttggtctcgagaccatgtcctttcctaggtttacttcgagcgtttcctttccctcttttgggataaataacgcacggtggcggctctgttgtttcttcttttcccgccggtttttcgcgtaatgcgacacaaaGTTGAGGTGAAAAAGAGGAAAGTGAGAGAAATTTCTGAgtcagatgaagatgttgaagaagatgtctCTGACATCTCCCCTGTCAAGAGGACAATTGTTAGGAAGTCCCCTATAAAAGTTGTTGTTGTACACCTGGACAATatttctttccatcttgaagatggagcagcaaaatggaagtttgtaatccaaagaagGGTGGTGGTGGAGAGAGAATTAGGCAAGGATGTTGTggaggtcaaagaggtcatggacctgattaaaCATGTTGAATTAATGAAAACTGTTGttgggttatctcagtgttatGGAGGATTGGTTAAAGAATCTGTGGTCAACATTCCTGAagacattgctgataaaaacatCAAGAAATTTTGTAAGGTGTTTGTAAGAGGGAAATGTATCACATTctctccaactgtgattaataagtttCTAGGAAGATGAACAGAAGGTGTATGTGAACTGGAAGCCGCAGAGAATGAGGTATGTAGGGAAATTACTGCAAGACAGGTAAAGGAGTGAcctagcaagaagcatctccctgctggGAAGCTGACTGTGAAATATGCCATATTGCACAAGATAGGGTctgcaaattgggtgcctacaaaccacatctcaacaatttcaaatgcccttggaaggttcatctttgttgttggaaccaagctgaaatttgattatggaagatttatgtttgaacaaattgtcaaacatgcttctacaaatgcagtagagctgcccatagcttttccctcaatgatttgtgggattatcctgagtcAACACCCTGGAATTTTGAGTACAAATGATCTTCttagtagaagaaaacctcctctatcagttcactacaaattgtttgaaggcagacatgtcgaagacattgtcatgacatctgctgtgaaaaagccagcctcaaaaggtggtcttattgctgagctgaaagaaacttgtaaagaattggatacggggataagggtagcaactgccaggaaagaagctttggaggctctAATTGCAAGCCTGGAGCAAGCTGAAAGAGATAATGTTGGACAGGCCAAGGAAgcagaagcccaaacctctagtgagaggtctgaaaCTCAAGATGAAATaagtggcagttctggttctgatgatgatgtagatgcaagctcctctgactagttttgttgaagttgtccccCACTCTTTTGATGGTGTGCTGTGATGGATGTTCTGGTGGTTCTTTTGGCAGTCATGTTctgatgccttgatgtatttTTATGGTTTTTTATGATTTTCTGGATTTTATCTCAGCTTGTATAAAGTTGTATTTGTTCCTggatctgtaacacttaacaatctggtttgacattctgtgtgacattctatttgactaatagacatttattttgtctctttggtctcttttggctaaaaagggggagaagtagttAAAGTAGCTATGCAATATACAAATGATGTTACAGATGTATGTTGGAGATAATCTGTTTACTACAtgtgatgttgaaggtgatgttaGATAGGGAGGTGTATGTTACAGGTGATGTTAGATGAGGAGGTGTATGTTACAGGTGATGTTAAAGAGGAGAAGTGTTCTGTCTGTGTTGAGCAGACTAGTGCTAACTGGATGGGGAGGtggagcacaagcgcatgtgtgtttaatatgtgtttactagttactattttagctagtaatgtgtgttttattacttTTGCTGCTAAACCGATACTGTGATTATTCTCTTGTGAAACAAATGATatgatgtatgttttagccaaaatttgccaaaggggaaGTTTGTTagttctatgtgttggcatcaattttggtaaaacctagagttttcacaagttgtcacaagtgttgtcttgacatgagataatAGGTTCCTGCAGGGTGCTTAAAATATGGTTGTAcaggatttagctgagatgtcagacccgatgtcaagacatttGTATACAAAACAgtcagtctgaatgttatgtattttgtgattgcgctttttatgctaatctatgtttgattgatgtgaagactgaacgcgccattcaatcagtaattaaaaccagattgatttattttccaacaagatatgatcagctgtcataagaagatacgaatggaaaatagttgtatggttttatgatgtccaagcccagtaaaatacttctatataaagggcatggaaaacctattttttatacacaagaaataacgaacgaaatagtgagagaaaataagggttttagtcttgtgtgagcgtgtgtattgtgagtcattcattcatccattgatgattgaattggactgacttttgatttgtaatttgtccactctaagttttgaagcatgagtgtgtgtttacttggttgaagcttttaagcaatatcaagtatgtgttcttgaagagtgtcttctttcattgtaatatttatttttacatcactgttgtgattgaggggaGTGAGTAAgatctcttatctaagagttcttagatagaagtcacacgggtagagattaggtgaaaaaactataacttgaagttgtttactgagagtctttgaactaattttgtttagtggatttccttcctggcttggtagcccccaaacataggtgagtttgcaccgaactgggttaacaattgcttgtgtcacttgtactacTGTTCTTTATattttatcctgtttatattgttcagatattagtgtcatgacattaccttcggcatctcatatctgataccagaatttcaattggtgtgcaccacattgctcaattTTTTGTCGTTCttcttcaaaataccaaatacattaaacctaatttctcgcccccgtgcgGCCAACAACTTAACTtttttcagaaagaacactggTTAATCCATTCTaacgcgcacaacaaactagtgcttaagtCTCTGCCGAGAGTAAACAAGCCGATGTTTAGCCTTTAAAATGCGGTCTAAAtagtcgttcattaaaagacaccaaccaatcgtagttccccgaactacgaatgctctgatttccttattgtaccataatgatacgtaggcacgagattgtgagatcttggcgagcacactaataaaaagTCTCTCATTTCCCCctttctgaggtttccatccatatctatttttaatcttttattcactcgaagaaaacaaacaacatcaactaacattcaaatcgcaaattaaaTTAAAAGGTTCTCGTTGGGTACAACAAACGTGAGGGATGataatacattccccttgcgtaatcgactctcgaaccaGAATATGGTTGagacgaccattattctatttttaaaggttttatcgatattttcctattccttcattggaataaataaagtttggtggtgactctgttcgaactaattttttccgtgaccatcgcgagggatcgtatttttcgagatgcgtCACAAAGATAGaattattagtttatttaagaaaataaattaatagGGTGATTATATAAACCCAAGGGTTATGTCCCTTATCCCTAATTAATTATATAAACCCAAGAGCAACAACATTGGGGTAATGAATTTGTAAACTGTGCATTTTTAGGGGAATAAAGTATGGTGTTAGTATACGTGTTTTTCTCCCTCTAATTGTGACAAAAAAAGTCATATTTATATGACAAATTAGGTCACTACAAATGGAAATTAATTAATTGTGATGAAGCACAATCAATCAGAAATCAATTCTAAAAGACTATGTCAAAATTCATTGAATCTAAACACTTTtgatattttttaatttttttatattttttatattattttttattaaattaaaggtaaaaaataaaaaataaatatttttaaaataactattaaagaaaaaacgaaaattaatttaaaaagataaaataaaacaattttTGTGAAAAAAGGTAAAAAAAAAAACTTTACAAAGTGAAAAAGGTTGGGTGAAGCCATGACCACATTTGATTGTACTCCTTTTTCTCAACCAAATGGGTCATTCCAATTATTCAGAATGAAATTCCActaaaaataatataatttaaataCTTAATGAATTATTTAACTTTACTGATTAATCATAATCAAATTTTAACTAATAATAATAAACCTACTCTAAAGTAAGAATTATATGTTATCCTAATTAGTTAATTAATTGAAACTATATATTAAACAAAAGTTAAAATTATACCTTGACAAGCTCAAAAATAGCAACTAAAGTATGATGGGATCAAAACTCCTAAAGAGTCAAAATGACccccctttgactttttaggtcattggaTTTTAACAAATAACTTGTATGGGACTCTAGACATATCAATAATCTAAACTTTGAGTTAGCTGAAAAAGGCAAAGAGAAGTTgtcaaaatttggggtatgacagaaCTCGACAAAGGTGACACAGTCTATGTCTTATGTTCAATATAAAAATAAGGACAAAAGAGTAATTGTATACATAAACATGATCACATAAAGGTTTTATCATATCACACAATATTTTTGTGACTATGATAGAAGTGATGTGTTGgtagataccgctcattgtttattataTTAATTGTATGATTTAGTATAATTGTCATTATCACGAAAACCTACATGGTCACACAAATAAGGAAAGATTAATGAAAGATAAAAATGAATAAGTGAATCTTGTTTGATTGTGCGGTCTTAGAATTCACTAGCGTTAGTTAGAGAAACATGGTACATCATAACGTACAATGTACTTAAGTGCAATATGGAATACTGTAAGGTACAATACgcttaagtggaatacgaaatacCATAAGATATGACGTGCTAAAGTGGAATATGTAATATTGTAAGGTATTATGAACTTAAGCGGAATACAGTACACCGTAAtgtatggtgcacttaagtggacTTGTTCAACTTGCAGTTTACAGAAGCAGTTTTATAAATATAACCCTTATGGTGGAGTTTCCTCATTTGGTGAAATTCAATTTTGTGAAACCCTAGCCttattttctctctctctctctctctctctctctctctctctctctctctctctctctctctctctctctctctctctctctctctctctctctctctctctctctctatatatatatatatatatatatatatatatatatatatatatatatatatatatatatatatatatatatatatatagatacACATTCGTAACATCCAGCGCTAAGATTGAAGACACTATATCCGTGTGGACTAAGTTGAGGCATTGTTGTTCAGCGTTTGTGATTTTTCTTCTAATTCTACACCAACAGTTAATTGCAATAAGAGGTAACCATCTATTTGTGATCATACTCATTCATAAGGATTTACTTAACGGAATTTTTATTTTCCATTACATTTTATATCACAATTTCCCTTCATACGTATCATAACCACTTCTCACAAAACCATGCTtaagaaaaaaaatcataaagTCGACGATATTATTGCATAGGTATTTTCTTCAACCCATACAAAGATACACCTTAGAAGTTTTTTACACAAAACATTTATATGGATTTATGTAGGTTGTGCCTTCAAGGTATTAATTAACGTAAGAAATATGTTTTGGCATCCATTTGTTCCAACTTAGTATTATATTGATCACAACAGTCATAAGAACCATTATATAAAACTTTTTACCCATAATATTTTATTGTAATAAACTTTAATGACTTAAGTAAAATATTTTTTCTATAATACTTTCTTTATACCTTTCTTATTAAATCCCCATAACACCTTCCTTCTTCTTGAAGATCCACTTACATCCAAACACATTTTGTTTCTCATATAGCATCACAAGTTATCAATGTGGTTCTTCTTAGATTATTAGATTATATGTAATGGgtattttttttataattgaGGTAAGGATAGTTTAGTATAGttatattttattatatattctattTGTAATTTGATTTTGTTAAAATTGATTTGGTTTATCTTTGATTAATTTTATTTGGCTTCATTTCATTTGGTGCGGATATGTTTGATTTTGTTCCATTTTGTTTGGTTTATTCTGGTTCAATTTTGTTTGGTTCTTTTGTCTGGTGGTTCTTTTCTTTGGAGGTTCCTCCTCTAGCAGTTGGTTATGTTATTAGTTTATTTGGTTCAATATTTTATTTTCGAGGTTAATTTGTAACAAGTTTAACATTTATCAAATTTTAAATTGAAAATGGGTGTTAAAGTTTTAGATTTATATTGTTTTCGTTTCTTATTTCCCAAACTCTCAATGCTTCATAATAAATGGGAGTTGTTAGCTAATATGTAATGACCTTTTGTTATAATTGGGCTACTCTTGTCATCTAGTGGTGACAACGATTCTTCTAGCATAAATTTTAGAGTTTAACAATGCTTCGGGAGCAAGCTCAAACTAGATGTTAGGGTAATCTATAGGTAGAAAGTAATTCTAAAAGGGGTGTTTCTGTTAGTTGGAGATTTCGACAAATAGGTGAAGTTCTTTGGAAGTGTTATGTTTTGGAGAATAAATAAAAATGGTTGTGTCGAAGCTATttgttgaattttttttcttGGGTAAACAAACCTTTCTTGTCGAAGCCTGAGACTTAGAAGATATTTTGGATCTCCACAAGTTCTCTTCGATGTAGGCGTTTGACAGATTCGAAGCTTCAAGCGggaaagatttgaaatttaaacAAAGCAGTTTCGTCAGGCCaacgcgtggaagcatctgagACATGCAACGCTTGAAAATGTCGAACGTGGCAGTCATCTATGTAGAGACCGTTAGGGTCGAATTGTTATAAATAGGGGTCTTAGTTTTAGATTTCGGTGTGTTCAAACAAATATACAGAAATTCACCAAAATACTCAAAGTACTagagcgagagaaaagagttttatgctgaaaatgtatgtatgaagaacaccataaTTTCGTTTCATATTATCTATTTTATGCAAGTTATTTAAACTAAAATCATTTACTATCTTTTCTTCTATCGAATTGCCCTTATTTTCAGTATTTTATCATCACATTTACCTTTGCATTTACATTTCGCCAAGCTTTCATTTCCAGCACTTTCTCAAAACTTAAAGCGTTTACTTCAAGTTATTCATCTTCACCTTTGCCAAGTACTTTTGTTATCTTTAAAAACCCTTTTCTACAAAGTTACTACCATTTACTCTTTGCCTGTAAAGTCATAAATTTCGTTTAGAATTATTGTCGAAACACCTTCCACTAttcataaaccagaaacaaacttaatcatgagtcaaatcaccataataatagttcttgagacacatgtcctaggatcaatctagtcgatcctgtaagtTACCAAAATCTATAATATTGGAAGACTAGCGGTTGTTTGTCAGAAATTGTTGGTAAgcaaattggcacgcccagtgggatAGTGTCGAAAGAATTATTAATTATAATAGTTTGCTTTACTTTTACAATACAAAATTGTTGTTATTCTTTTGGTTTAAAAAATTAGTGTTGTATGATCCTTAGAAGTGGTAGGATAGCCAACAATTCACAACCTATAACCGAAAGAAAAAACGCAAAAAAGATGGTTAATACAACCAGTCAAGGGGAACAATTTCCTCCCCAGGGAACAGGCACAATCGGAGCAAATTCGGTTGATGTATCCACTGAGATCCCTAGTGCACAGGCCATACCAACATCTGGATCCATGGACTTGCATAATTCGACAACAATGCCTATTATGTCAAGCGTAGCAGACACTCCTGCAATTTCAACCCCTAGGCCACCAGGATTTGAGAATTTTAGGCCTTTGAGAGAATACCCATATGGAATGCCATCTACTGCCATGGTGGGACTTCAAAACAATTCTTCCATATATACTCAACCACATAATACGGTTATTTCTCCAATTTAAAATTTTGGCTCTGGCATGAACCATGTAGGTCGAAATAcccaatcacaaggagtccccACCCTATTACCTACCCTCACAACGAATAACCAGGCAGCctttagacaacaaatggatgccagtaaccatgatatggtaggagttCTGGCCAGAGAAATGAATACCATTTTTTCTCCTCTAATACAGAATGTGAATAGGACTAACAATGACAATGCCCAAACATACCAACAACTGTCAGCGCAGATGGGACGCATAGCAGATTTCCTAGGCGCCCCACAGTCCTCTGTTCGACGCAGGCCAAACCAGGTCATAATCCAAGGACAAGCGCCTGACGAAAGGGTCATGGGGGCAAGATTGGAACAACAGCCAATTCGACGGGAAGTCCCTGAAGAACAACCCAGGAGAGTAATAATGGTTAATAGAAACCAGAATGCAAACGAAGTAATTCATAGGGTTAGGCGGGAAAACATGATGGAAAATGACTTAACTACTATGATAGAGAGAATCATGCCCCAGAATGGTCTGAATACAGAACTTCGACGGACAAATTATTCCTCTCCTTTATCAGAATACGTCCTACAAACTGAATTATCAAGGGGTTGTAAAatccctaagttcaccaaattctcaggggacactagtgaaTCCACTATAGAACACATAGCCAAATACATGACTGAGGCAGGGGATTTGGCGAACAGTGAGAACCTAAGAATGAAATATTTCCCCAGTTCTTTAACAAAGAATTCCTTCACGTAGTTTACAACTTTGCCACCAAATTCCATAGATGCTTAGCCTCATTTGGAAAGATGGtttcatgaacaattctacatgggccAAACTATGATAAGTCTTAAGGAATTAGCCAGTATCAAAAGAAAATTCATTGAACCTATAGATGATTATCTGAATAGGTTCCATTTGTTGAAATCTAGATGCTTTACAATAGTGCCTGAACAGGattggtcgaaatggccgctaGAGGTTTAAACTACTCCATCAGGAAAAAGTTAGATACCCAGTATCTAAGAGATATGGCCCAATTAGCAGACAGGGTTCGACAGGTTGAACGCTTAAAAGCTGAAAAGGCCAGAGCGAATAAGAATTATAAGAAAGAGAGGGTTGCTTATGTCGAATTCGAAGATGGGGAGTCTGAAATATCTAATGACCCTTATGGTCTTGAGGAATTCGAAGTAGATTTGGCTTAATTAAAAGAAGAAGCACCTTATGCCTGTAAATTACTTACACCTTCGAATGGCAGGAACCCTGTCGAAACTAAAAAGAATGATAGATTTCCTAAAAAGACTTACACATTTGATGTtaccaaatgtgacgaaatcttcgatTTATTAGTAAAAGATGGCCAAATGATAGTGCCTCCTAATACCAAAATTCCTCCGTTAGAACAACGAAAGAAAAGAGGCTTCTGTAAATATCACAATTTTTTAGGCCATAAAACCTCACAAtgctttcttttcagggatcttattCAGAATGCAATTAAGGATGGCCGCCTCAAGTTCGCTGACAAGGGAAAAAACCAGATGAAGGTTGACGCTGATCCCCTCAACATTGCTGACACAAATTATGCTGAACTTGTAGAAATCA includes these proteins:
- the LOC127123394 gene encoding uncharacterized protein LOC127123394; translation: MGRIADFLGAPQSSVRRRPNQVIIQGQAPDERVMGARLEQQPIRREVPEEQPRRVIMVNRNQNANEVIHRVRRENMMENDLTTMIERIMPQNGLNTELRRTNYSSPLSEYVLQTELSRGCKIPKFTKFSGDTSESTIEHIAKYMTEAGDLANRLVEMAARGLNYSIRKKLDTQYLRDMAQLADRVRQVERLKAEKARANKNYKKERVAYVEFEDGESEISNDPYGLEEFEVDLA